The following proteins are encoded in a genomic region of Herminiimonas arsenicoxydans:
- the rdgC gene encoding Recombination-associated protein RdgC (Evidence 2b : Function of strongly homologous gene; Product type e : enzyme) produces the protein MWFKNLQIYRLPAPWAITAEQLETDLAPHAFLPCSSLDMQSQGWVSPRENGALVYTLNKQIMLLLGTEKKLLPTTVINQVTKIKAAEIEEQQGFKPGRKQMKELKEDVTDELLPRAFSIWRQTWVWIDPVNGWLVVDAGSPAKADEVIKLLIKSVDKLPLDTLHVVQSPVAAMTQWLLTDEAPSGFTVDQDTELRSTGEGKATVRYVRHTLEAEDVQRHIAAGKQCTRLAMSWADKISFVLTESLAIKRVAPLDVIKENTDTTAQNDDERFDSDVMLMTGELSRMLADLVQALGGEQAKK, from the coding sequence ATGTGGTTCAAGAATCTTCAGATATACCGTCTTCCTGCACCATGGGCCATTACTGCCGAACAACTGGAAACCGATCTGGCGCCGCATGCATTTCTGCCTTGCAGCAGTCTGGATATGCAAAGCCAAGGTTGGGTATCGCCGCGTGAAAACGGTGCGCTCGTCTATACGCTCAATAAACAGATCATGCTGCTGCTCGGCACCGAGAAAAAGCTGCTGCCGACCACGGTAATCAATCAGGTTACCAAGATCAAGGCGGCGGAAATCGAAGAACAGCAGGGCTTCAAGCCCGGCCGCAAGCAGATGAAGGAACTCAAGGAAGACGTCACCGACGAGTTGCTGCCGCGCGCTTTCAGCATCTGGCGCCAGACCTGGGTCTGGATCGATCCGGTCAACGGCTGGCTGGTCGTCGATGCCGGCAGTCCGGCGAAGGCCGATGAAGTCATCAAACTGCTGATCAAATCGGTAGACAAGTTACCGCTGGATACGCTGCATGTGGTGCAGTCGCCGGTAGCGGCGATGACGCAATGGCTGCTGACGGATGAAGCGCCGAGCGGATTTACCGTCGATCAGGACACCGAGTTGCGCTCCACCGGCGAAGGCAAGGCGACCGTGCGTTATGTGCGCCACACGCTGGAAGCCGAAGATGTACAGCGCCATATCGCTGCCGGCAAGCAATGCACACGGCTGGCGATGTCATGGGCCGACAAGATTTCCTTCGTGCTGACTGAATCGCTGGCCATCAAGCGCGTCGCACCGCTGGACGTCATCAAGGAAAACACCGATACCACGGCGCAAAACGATGATGAACGCTTCGATTCGGACGTGATGTTGATGACGGGCGAGTTGAGCCGCATGCTGGCCGATCTGGTGCAGGCTCTTGGCGGCGAGCAAGCTAAAAAATAA
- the frmC gene encoding S-formylglutathione hydrolase (Evidence 2a : Function of homologous gene experimentally demonstrated in an other organism; Product type e : enzyme), with product MELISQHKCFNGVQSFYKHESTSTNFPMTFSVYEPPQAKLHKVPVLFYLAGLTCTDETFMIKGGAQRYAAEHGIMLVTMDTSPRRTGIKGAGDSWDFGHGAGFYIDATQEPWSACFRMESYVVQELRNIILAQFPARADRIGVFGHSMGGHGALTLALKYPEIYQSVSAFAPITAPTEVPWGQKAFSAYLGPDQSTWLQHDASALMRTRKTPFPQGILIDQGLDDQFLDEQLKPHQFEAACWAADQPLTLRRHSGYDHNYYFISTFMQDHIAFHSAILNK from the coding sequence GTGGAACTCATCAGTCAGCATAAATGTTTTAACGGTGTTCAAAGCTTTTACAAACACGAATCGACATCGACCAATTTTCCGATGACGTTTTCGGTCTATGAGCCGCCACAAGCGAAACTGCACAAAGTACCGGTACTGTTTTATCTGGCCGGTCTGACCTGCACCGATGAAACCTTCATGATCAAGGGCGGCGCGCAGCGCTATGCGGCCGAACACGGCATCATGCTGGTCACGATGGATACCAGTCCGCGCCGCACGGGCATCAAGGGCGCAGGAGACAGCTGGGACTTCGGTCACGGCGCAGGTTTTTATATCGATGCGACGCAGGAACCATGGTCGGCTTGCTTCCGCATGGAATCCTATGTCGTGCAGGAACTGCGCAACATCATCCTTGCTCAATTTCCTGCCCGCGCCGATCGTATCGGCGTGTTCGGGCATTCGATGGGCGGCCATGGCGCGTTGACGCTGGCGCTGAAATATCCGGAAATTTATCAATCGGTATCTGCTTTTGCTCCGATCACGGCACCGACTGAAGTGCCGTGGGGGCAAAAAGCATTCTCGGCCTACCTGGGCCCGGATCAGTCGACCTGGTTGCAGCATGATGCCAGCGCGTTGATGCGTACACGCAAGACCCCGTTCCCGCAAGGCATCCTGATCGATCAGGGTCTGGACGATCAATTCCTGGATGAACAGCTAAAGCCACATCAGTTTGAAGCGGCATGCTGGGCGGCAGATCAGCCACTGACGCTACGTCGTCATTCCGGCTACGATCACAACTACTATTTCATCTCGACCTTCATGCAGGATCACATCGCGTTTCACAGCGCCATCCTGAACAAGTAA
- a CDS encoding putative Carbonic anhydrase (Evidence 3 : Function proposed based on presence of conserved amino acid motif, structural feature or limited homology; Product type pe : putative enzyme), whose amino-acid sequence MKHNSSVSSALPRKVFHLARSAGVLVLSMALFACAHQPSATIAADPAVMTQAKLTQMSADQALQALKDGNARFVSGNVIKRDLPAQVKATGHDGQFPLASIVSCIDSRSAPSQVFDQGVGDLFVASVAGNVVNDDILGSLEYASKVVGTKLIVVLGHTHCGGVKGACDAAELGNLTQLLNKIRPAVNMTPDVHGSDRSSKNHYFVDEVAENNVKLNVKAVLDKSPVLREMAQKGQVKVIGAMLDVETGKIRFF is encoded by the coding sequence ATGAAACATAATTCTTCTGTATCGAGTGCCTTGCCTCGCAAGGTTTTTCATTTGGCGCGTTCTGCGGGTGTGCTGGTCTTGAGCATGGCCTTGTTCGCCTGCGCACATCAACCATCCGCTACCATCGCAGCCGATCCGGCTGTCATGACCCAAGCAAAATTGACTCAAATGAGTGCAGATCAGGCTTTGCAAGCGCTCAAGGATGGCAACGCACGTTTTGTATCCGGTAATGTCATCAAGCGCGACTTGCCGGCGCAGGTGAAAGCAACGGGTCACGATGGCCAGTTTCCACTGGCGAGTATTGTGAGTTGCATCGATTCGCGTTCGGCACCATCGCAAGTATTCGATCAAGGTGTGGGCGATTTGTTTGTTGCCAGTGTGGCGGGCAATGTCGTCAATGACGATATTCTCGGCAGCCTGGAATATGCCTCCAAAGTTGTGGGAACCAAACTGATAGTTGTTCTCGGTCATACGCATTGCGGTGGCGTTAAAGGTGCATGCGATGCTGCGGAACTGGGCAATCTGACGCAACTGCTGAACAAGATTCGTCCTGCAGTCAACATGACACCGGACGTGCATGGCAGTGACCGCTCATCGAAGAATCATTACTTTGTCGATGAAGTTGCAGAGAATAATGTGAAGCTGAATGTCAAAGCCGTGTTGGACAAGAGTCCGGTGTTGCGTGAGATGGCGCAAAAAGGCCAGGTCAAGGTGATTGGTGCAATGCTGGATGTAGAGACTGGAAAAATCCGGTTTTTCTGA
- a CDS encoding putative Septum formation inhibitor MinC (Evidence 3 : Function proposed based on presence of conserved amino acid motif, structural feature or limited homology; Product type cp : cell process), with the protein MSWQTAAEAGPAAVIIRGTQSLQARRSRNKVTLQKSVRKFQGNPASSTIVSMSKSSSRKPIEIKISTVVAVSAILREVDLGVLDAAMQEMTGGNVDFFEDEFTVIDIGALAATHPPIDWHAITTLLKAYRLNAVAVRNAAPEMEADILAHGLSLDGPLKAPAPAADAKASVPVQAEIELEAAEVALEIAPVMQQTAHAAAPAQFAANTMIVDMPVRAGQRIYARGADLIITAAVNSGAEVIADGSIHIYAPLRGRALAGASGNTEARIFTLSMEAELVSIAGMYRTFEDGFPADRKQQATQVRLIGNRIDMLPIKAAA; encoded by the coding sequence TTGTCGTGGCAAACAGCTGCTGAAGCCGGCCCGGCTGCGGTTATAATACGCGGCACGCAGTCTCTGCAGGCACGGCGTTCCAGGAACAAAGTTACCCTTCAGAAATCGGTTAGAAAATTTCAAGGCAATCCAGCATCCTCAACTATCGTTTCCATGTCCAAAAGCTCATCTCGCAAACCGATTGAAATCAAGATTTCCACCGTTGTCGCCGTCTCCGCCATTTTGCGCGAAGTCGATCTGGGCGTGCTCGACGCCGCCATGCAGGAAATGACCGGCGGCAATGTTGATTTTTTCGAGGATGAGTTTACCGTCATCGACATCGGCGCGCTCGCAGCAACACATCCACCGATAGACTGGCATGCCATCACCACGCTGCTGAAGGCATACCGCCTGAACGCCGTCGCCGTGCGCAATGCCGCACCGGAGATGGAAGCCGATATACTCGCACACGGCCTGAGCCTGGATGGCCCGCTCAAGGCACCCGCACCAGCAGCAGATGCAAAAGCGTCCGTGCCGGTACAGGCTGAAATAGAGCTTGAAGCGGCAGAAGTTGCATTGGAAATAGCGCCGGTAATGCAGCAAACTGCGCACGCTGCAGCGCCCGCGCAGTTTGCCGCCAATACCATGATCGTCGATATGCCGGTGCGCGCAGGCCAGCGTATTTATGCGCGCGGCGCCGATCTGATCATTACTGCCGCCGTCAACAGCGGCGCCGAAGTCATTGCCGACGGCAGCATACACATCTACGCGCCGCTGCGCGGCCGTGCACTTGCTGGCGCCAGCGGCAATACCGAAGCACGCATTTTTACTTTAAGCATGGAAGCAGAACTGGTCTCGATCGCCGGCATGTATCGCACGTTCGAGGACGGCTTTCCGGCCGACCGCAAACAGCAGGCCACGCAGGTCCGCCTGATAGGCAATCGTATCGACATGCTGCCCATCAAGGCAGCGGCATAA
- the minD gene encoding Septum site-determining protein MinD (Cell division inhibitor MinD) (Evidence 2a : Function of homologous gene experimentally demonstrated in an other organism; PubMedId : 10096083, 11248256, 12519187, 90138951, 92097557, 92104991, 99248411; Product type cp : cell process) — protein sequence MAKIIVVTSGKGGVGKTTSSASFGSGLALRGHKTVIIDFDVGLRNLDLIMGCERRVVYDLINVVNKEATLNQALIKDKHCDNLFVLPASQTRDKDALSEDGVERVLQDLAAMDFEFIICDSPAGIEHGAVMALTFADEAIIVTNPEVSSVRDSDRILGIIQAKSRRAQNGGEPVKEHLLITRYVPKRVEAGEMLSYTDVQEILRIPLVGIIPESESVLHASNAGNPAIHIEGSEVSEAYKDVVSRFLGEEIPLRFTDYEKPGFLQRIFGSK from the coding sequence TTGGCAAAAATCATCGTTGTAACATCGGGTAAAGGCGGCGTCGGCAAAACCACTTCGAGCGCCAGCTTTGGCTCCGGTCTGGCGCTGCGCGGGCATAAAACCGTCATCATCGATTTCGACGTCGGCCTGCGCAACCTCGATCTGATCATGGGTTGCGAACGCCGCGTGGTGTACGACCTGATCAATGTCGTCAACAAGGAAGCCACGCTGAATCAGGCGCTGATCAAGGACAAGCACTGCGACAATCTGTTCGTCCTGCCGGCTTCGCAAACACGCGACAAGGATGCGCTGTCGGAAGACGGCGTCGAGCGCGTGCTGCAGGATCTGGCCGCCATGGATTTCGAGTTCATCATCTGCGATTCGCCGGCGGGTATCGAGCACGGCGCCGTGATGGCGCTGACCTTTGCAGATGAAGCGATCATCGTCACCAATCCAGAAGTGTCGTCGGTACGCGATTCGGATCGCATACTCGGCATCATCCAGGCGAAATCGCGCCGTGCACAAAACGGCGGAGAACCGGTCAAGGAACATTTGCTGATCACCCGCTACGTGCCGAAACGCGTCGAAGCAGGTGAAATGCTGTCCTACACCGATGTGCAGGAAATTCTGCGCATTCCGCTGGTCGGCATCATTCCGGAATCGGAATCGGTATTGCATGCATCGAACGCCGGTAATCCGGCGATTCACATTGAAGGCAGCGAAGTCTCCGAAGCGTACAAGGATGTCGTGTCACGCTTTCTGGGCGAAGAAATTCCGCTGCGCTTTACCGACTACGAAAAGCCAGGTTTCCTGCAAAGAATTTTTGGGAGTAAGTAA
- a CDS encoding conserved hypothetical protein; putative membrane protein (Evidence 4 : Homologs of previously reported genes of unknown function), whose amino-acid sequence MEIQVGDIGHIIQLSVAPVFLLTGVGTNLMVLTNRLGRITDRSRVLEEKLRTVDPIHHPDLKAELVTLYPRAHLINRAITMSTACALLVSLVIISLFLGDALSIELSKFIATFFVLALLCLVGSFLALLREILVATNSLYTRRIEPIARP is encoded by the coding sequence ATGGAAATTCAAGTCGGCGATATTGGCCATATCATTCAATTGTCGGTGGCTCCCGTGTTCCTGCTGACCGGCGTCGGCACCAATTTGATGGTGCTGACCAATCGCCTGGGCCGGATTACCGACAGGTCGCGCGTATTGGAAGAGAAGCTGCGTACCGTTGATCCCATCCATCACCCGGATTTGAAGGCGGAGCTGGTTACCTTGTATCCACGCGCGCACCTGATCAATCGCGCCATTACGATGAGTACCGCATGTGCGCTGCTGGTCAGCCTGGTGATCATCTCGCTTTTCCTCGGCGATGCATTGAGCATCGAACTATCCAAATTCATCGCGACATTTTTTGTGTTGGCGCTGTTGTGCCTGGTTGGGAGCTTTCTGGCCTTGCTGCGCGAAATTCTGGTGGCAACGAATTCCTTGTACACGCGCAGGATAGAGCCGATAGCGCGCCCCTGA
- the tar3 gene encoding Methyl-accepting chemotaxis protein II (MCP-II) (Aspartate chemoreceptor protein) (Evidence 2b : Function of strongly homologous gene; PubMedId : 90008892, 92390356, 93259131, 6374654; Product type rc : receptor) — MRIANMKIGTRLGLGFGLILLLVAAMGATGIMRLENINGASRHLVDDSLSMQKSAQNWLLGTSVNASRTLALVKASDPESQEFFQKAITAQSKQITEIQKSIEDRINSDKEKELFAEVAKKRSAYIDIRKSILGVKAGGNIAEANQMIDTKMVPALDAYVDSVKNVLGHYENEVKLADESITDDYLSGRMALIIGAVIAILLGTLIAWRLTVGITRPLHEALKVAESVAEGDLTARSDMAETQDEPGLLLSALGRMQANLVRTVTQIRLGTDTIATASSEIASGNLDLSSRTEQQASSLEETASSMEELTSTVKQNADNSRQANQLAVAASTVAVKGGAVVSQVVDTMGAINNSAKKIVDIIGVIDGIAFQTNILALNAAVEAARAGEQGRGFAVVATEVRNLAQRSAAAAKEIKTLIGDSVEKVDAGSKLVAEAGTTMDEIVDGVKRVADIMAEITAASQEQSDGIEQVNQAVSQMDQVTQQNAALVEEAAAAAESLQDQARNLAEAVSVFRVGSGYATAQSAAPRTVQSTAMHKPLAAPVKKSSSSSSLTVTESKKVAAPKPVAAGGDDWEEF, encoded by the coding sequence GTGCGCATCGCAAATATGAAAATAGGTACCCGGCTGGGACTGGGATTCGGTTTGATCCTGCTGTTGGTCGCAGCTATGGGCGCCACCGGCATCATGCGCCTGGAAAACATCAACGGTGCAAGTCGTCACCTGGTGGACGATTCGCTGAGCATGCAAAAATCAGCGCAAAACTGGTTGCTGGGAACCAGCGTCAACGCGTCGCGTACTTTGGCCTTGGTGAAGGCATCGGATCCGGAGTCGCAGGAATTCTTCCAGAAAGCGATTACTGCGCAGAGCAAGCAGATTACCGAAATTCAAAAAAGTATTGAAGATCGCATCAATAGTGACAAGGAAAAAGAACTGTTTGCTGAAGTGGCAAAAAAACGCAGTGCTTACATTGATATCCGCAAGTCGATTCTTGGCGTCAAAGCCGGTGGCAATATTGCCGAAGCCAATCAGATGATCGATACAAAAATGGTGCCGGCACTGGATGCCTATGTCGATAGCGTAAAAAATGTGCTCGGCCACTATGAAAATGAAGTCAAACTGGCAGATGAATCGATCACCGACGATTATCTGTCTGGTCGTATGGCGCTGATCATAGGCGCGGTGATTGCGATACTGCTGGGCACACTCATCGCCTGGCGCCTGACGGTGGGCATTACGCGTCCCTTGCATGAAGCCCTGAAAGTGGCCGAGTCGGTAGCAGAAGGCGATCTGACGGCGCGCAGCGACATGGCAGAGACCCAGGATGAACCCGGATTGCTGCTCAGCGCTTTGGGCCGCATGCAGGCAAACCTGGTGCGTACCGTTACGCAGATTCGCCTCGGCACCGATACGATAGCCACCGCATCGAGCGAGATTGCCAGCGGCAACCTGGATCTTTCCTCGCGTACCGAACAGCAGGCCAGCTCGCTGGAAGAAACCGCTTCCTCGATGGAAGAATTGACATCGACCGTGAAGCAGAACGCCGATAACTCGCGTCAGGCAAATCAGCTGGCGGTGGCCGCTTCGACAGTCGCGGTGAAGGGTGGCGCGGTGGTTTCGCAAGTAGTCGATACCATGGGTGCCATCAACAACTCGGCGAAGAAAATTGTCGACATCATCGGCGTCATCGACGGCATCGCATTCCAGACCAACATCCTGGCATTGAATGCTGCTGTTGAAGCAGCACGTGCCGGCGAGCAGGGCCGCGGCTTCGCGGTGGTGGCAACGGAGGTACGCAATCTGGCGCAACGTTCCGCTGCTGCGGCAAAAGAGATCAAGACCCTGATCGGCGATTCAGTCGAGAAGGTCGATGCGGGCAGCAAACTGGTGGCGGAAGCCGGTACCACGATGGATGAAATCGTCGACGGCGTCAAACGCGTCGCCGATATCATGGCCGAGATTACCGCTGCCAGCCAGGAGCAGAGCGACGGTATCGAGCAGGTCAATCAGGCTGTCAGCCAGATGGATCAGGTTACGCAGCAGAATGCCGCACTGGTGGAAGAGGCAGCCGCTGCCGCTGAATCGCTGCAGGATCAGGCCAGGAATCTGGCGGAAGCCGTCAGTGTGTTCCGCGTTGGCAGTGGCTATGCGACAGCGCAGTCAGCCGCGCCGCGTACGGTGCAATCGACAGCTATGCACAAACCACTCGCTGCTCCCGTCAAAAAATCTTCGTCATCCTCGTCGCTGACGGTGACTGAATCGAAGAAAGTCGCAGCACCCAAACCGGTTGCAGCCGGCGGCGATGACTGGGAAGAGTTTTAA
- a CDS encoding Putative Fe(2+) trafficking protein (Evidence 3 : Function proposed based on presence of conserved amino acid motif, structural feature or limited homology; PubMedId : 14594836, 15883188, 10493123, 9298646, 9868784; Product type cp : cell process), protein MTRMVHCIKLDKEAEALDFPPYPGELGKRIYESVSKEAWAAWLKHQTMLVNENRLNLADVRARKYLATQMEKHFFGEGADAAQGYVPPTE, encoded by the coding sequence ATGACACGCATGGTTCACTGCATCAAACTCGACAAGGAAGCCGAAGCACTGGATTTTCCGCCGTATCCGGGCGAACTCGGCAAGCGCATCTATGAAAGCGTATCGAAGGAAGCATGGGCAGCCTGGCTCAAGCATCAGACCATGCTGGTCAATGAAAACCGTTTGAATCTGGCCGATGTGCGTGCACGCAAGTATCTGGCGACGCAAATGGAAAAGCATTTCTTCGGCGAAGGTGCGGACGCAGCACAAGGTTACGTACCGCCAACAGAATAA
- a CDS encoding Alcohol dehydrogenase class-3 (Alcohol dehydrogenase class-III) (S-(hydroxymethyl)glutathione dehydrogenase) (Glutathione-dependent formaldehyde dehydrogenase) (FDH) (FALDH) (Evidence 2a : Function of homologous gene experimentally demonstrated in an other organism; PubMedId : 7798140; Product type e : enzyme): MKTKAAVAWKAGQPLTIEEVELGGPREGEVLVEIKATGICHTDYYTLSGADPEGIFPAILGHEGAGVVVEVGAGVKSLKKDDHVIPLYTPECRECKFCLSRKTNLCQKIRSTQGRGLMPDATSRFSIDGKPLFHYMGTSTFSNYIVVPEIALAKIREDAPFDKVCYIGCGVTTGVGAVLFTAKVEAGANVVVFGLGGIGLNVIQAAKMVGADKIIGVDLNPAREAMARKFGMTHFINPSKVENVVDAIVQLTDGGADYSFECIGNVHTMRQALECCHKGWGQSIVIGVAEAGAEISTRPFQLVTGREWKGSAFGGARGRTDVPKIVDWYMEGKLNIDDLITHTLPLERINEGFDLMKSGESIRSVVIY; the protein is encoded by the coding sequence ATGAAAACCAAAGCCGCCGTCGCCTGGAAAGCAGGACAACCGTTAACCATCGAAGAAGTTGAATTGGGTGGCCCCCGCGAAGGCGAAGTGCTGGTCGAGATCAAGGCGACCGGCATTTGCCATACCGATTACTACACGCTCTCCGGTGCCGATCCGGAAGGTATCTTCCCTGCCATCCTCGGCCATGAAGGCGCCGGCGTGGTGGTCGAAGTCGGCGCTGGCGTAAAAAGCCTGAAGAAAGACGATCACGTCATTCCTCTTTACACGCCGGAATGCCGCGAATGCAAATTCTGCCTGTCGCGCAAAACCAATCTGTGCCAGAAGATACGCTCCACGCAAGGCCGCGGCCTGATGCCGGATGCGACCAGCCGTTTCTCCATCGATGGCAAGCCGCTGTTTCACTACATGGGCACATCGACCTTCTCGAATTACATCGTGGTGCCGGAAATCGCCTTGGCGAAAATCCGTGAAGATGCCCCGTTCGACAAGGTTTGCTATATCGGCTGCGGCGTCACTACCGGCGTCGGGGCGGTTCTTTTTACTGCCAAAGTGGAAGCCGGCGCCAACGTGGTCGTGTTCGGCCTCGGCGGGATCGGCCTCAACGTGATTCAAGCTGCAAAAATGGTCGGTGCCGACAAGATCATCGGTGTCGATCTCAATCCGGCGCGCGAAGCGATGGCGCGCAAGTTCGGCATGACGCACTTCATCAATCCGAGCAAGGTTGAAAACGTGGTCGATGCCATCGTGCAACTGACCGACGGCGGCGCTGACTACAGCTTCGAGTGCATAGGCAATGTGCACACGATGCGCCAGGCACTCGAATGCTGCCACAAGGGCTGGGGCCAGTCTATCGTGATCGGGGTCGCCGAAGCCGGTGCGGAAATCAGCACCCGCCCATTCCAGCTGGTTACCGGTCGCGAATGGAAAGGCTCTGCCTTCGGCGGGGCGCGCGGTCGTACCGACGTGCCGAAAATTGTCGACTGGTATATGGAAGGCAAACTCAACATCGACGATCTGATTACGCATACATTGCCGCTGGAACGGATCAATGAAGGTTTTGATTTGATGAAGAGCGGCGAGTCAATCCGCTCGGTTGTGATTTACTAA
- the minE gene encoding cell division topological specificity factor (Evidence 2a : Function of homologous gene experimentally demonstrated in an other organism; PubMedId : 2645057; Product type f : factor), with translation MALLSFLFNTKPKTANAAKERLQIIIARERNGRTGPDFLPALHKELIAVISKYVKVNPDDIKISLNSQGNLEVLDVNVVLPEDELVKP, from the coding sequence ATGGCGCTTCTGTCATTTTTGTTCAATACAAAACCAAAAACCGCAAACGCCGCCAAGGAACGTCTGCAAATCATCATCGCGCGTGAGCGCAATGGTCGTACCGGTCCGGACTTCCTGCCTGCTCTGCACAAGGAACTGATCGCGGTGATTTCCAAATATGTCAAAGTCAATCCGGATGACATCAAGATTTCACTGAACAGCCAGGGCAATCTGGAAGTACTGGATGTTAACGTGGTGCTGCCGGAAGACGAACTCGTCAAGCCTTAA
- a CDS encoding putative ribosomal large subunit pseudouridine synthase (Evidence 3 : Function proposed based on presence of conserved amino acid motif, structural feature or limited homology; Product type ps : putative structure) gives MTDSIRLAKRVADAVPCSRREAEQYIEGGWVTVDGVVIEEPGHRVSPQQAIHLSPDATLVAINPVTILLHKPAGIDADAALRLITPENLYAEDRSGIRFLKKHTSELKPVDVLETYASGLMVFTQDWHVARKLVDDAATVEQEYIAEVSGDLIPNGLALLNHGLNFNGKPLAPIKVSWQNETRLRFALKAGRRGQIAHMCEMVGLKLLNLKRIRIARLPMASLPAGQWRYLKGYERF, from the coding sequence ATGACTGATTCCATACGCCTCGCCAAGCGCGTCGCCGACGCCGTGCCATGTTCGCGTCGTGAGGCCGAGCAATATATTGAAGGCGGTTGGGTGACGGTGGACGGCGTTGTGATTGAGGAGCCCGGGCACCGGGTTTCACCACAGCAGGCGATTCACCTTTCTCCCGACGCAACGCTGGTTGCCATCAACCCTGTCACTATCCTGCTGCACAAGCCGGCCGGCATCGATGCGGATGCCGCCTTGCGACTGATCACACCGGAAAACCTGTATGCGGAAGATCGTTCCGGCATACGCTTTCTGAAAAAACATACCAGCGAATTGAAGCCTGTCGATGTACTGGAAACATATGCCAGCGGCCTCATGGTCTTCACGCAGGATTGGCATGTTGCGCGCAAGCTGGTTGATGATGCGGCAACGGTAGAGCAGGAATACATTGCGGAAGTCAGCGGCGATCTGATACCGAATGGCCTGGCACTGCTGAACCATGGCTTGAATTTCAATGGCAAGCCTTTGGCTCCTATCAAGGTCAGCTGGCAAAATGAAACGCGCCTGCGCTTCGCATTGAAGGCCGGCCGGCGCGGTCAGATTGCACACATGTGTGAAATGGTGGGCCTGAAATTGCTCAATCTGAAGCGCATCCGTATTGCCCGCCTTCCGATGGCCAGTTTGCCAGCCGGGCAATGGCGTTACCTGAAAGGGTATGAGCGGTTCTGA